A stretch of Sphingorhabdus sp. YGSMI21 DNA encodes these proteins:
- a CDS encoding TetR/AcrR family transcriptional regulator: protein MTTSTNTSGKAVEPRRRPRQQRGEDTIDRILEASAELLEELGFDKLNTNLICKRAGLTPPALYRYFPNKYAILKALGERLMRVQNDALYDTLDGVGTLPTARNIADQLRGQYDVTMAQKGGPWIMRALHATPQLADVRRSSHSEMVKRFIDLRASEKPGTEVQQIERRYQIIVETGYAVLEMLIDNPDIDVDATLKDTGFMLFALLDSGPSV, encoded by the coding sequence ATGACGACGAGCACAAACACATCAGGCAAGGCGGTTGAACCGCGTCGGCGTCCGCGACAACAGCGGGGCGAAGACACGATTGACCGGATATTGGAAGCCTCCGCAGAGCTGTTGGAGGAACTGGGTTTTGACAAGCTGAATACCAACCTGATTTGCAAGCGCGCCGGCCTGACCCCGCCCGCGCTTTATCGCTATTTTCCGAACAAATATGCCATATTGAAAGCGCTGGGCGAACGTCTGATGCGGGTTCAGAACGATGCGCTCTATGACACGCTCGACGGGGTCGGAACTTTGCCAACAGCCCGCAATATTGCCGATCAGCTGCGCGGACAATATGATGTGACCATGGCCCAGAAAGGCGGGCCTTGGATCATGCGCGCTCTTCATGCGACGCCGCAACTCGCCGATGTTCGCCGTTCTTCCCACAGCGAAATGGTCAAGAGATTTATCGATTTACGCGCGAGCGAAAAACCGGGCACCGAAGTTCAGCAAATCGAACGACGCTACCAGATCATTGTGGAAACGGGATATGCCGTGCTGGAAATGCTGATCGACAATCCGGACATCGATGTAGACGCCACGCTGAAAGATACCGGGTTCATGCTGTTTGCGCTTCTGGATTCCGGGCCGTCCGTTTAA
- a CDS encoding MarR family transcriptional regulator, with protein MESYVDSHPLRGAFVANQLMRLADLISDQGELLLQDAGIEFPARAVSYILLIGEQREISTADIAKLLRQPHQVATQRVELLITSAIVERIADPQDGRRKILRLTPSGIEQFGRLQACLEKAARAFAGLFEEIECDMPAITRRATEALEQRSVLERVRAL; from the coding sequence GTGGAAAGTTACGTTGATAGCCATCCGTTGCGAGGCGCTTTTGTCGCCAATCAGTTGATGCGCTTAGCGGATTTGATCTCTGATCAGGGTGAATTGCTCTTGCAGGACGCGGGTATCGAGTTTCCCGCGCGAGCTGTGTCCTATATATTGTTGATTGGTGAGCAGCGCGAAATATCCACCGCTGACATTGCTAAGCTTCTTCGGCAGCCCCATCAGGTGGCAACGCAACGCGTCGAACTGCTGATCACATCAGCTATCGTCGAGCGGATCGCAGATCCCCAAGACGGACGGCGGAAAATCTTGCGGCTGACACCCAGCGGCATAGAGCAATTCGGGCGATTGCAGGCGTGTCTGGAAAAAGCCGCTCGTGCTTTCGCCGGCCTGTTCGAGGAAATCGAATGTGACATGCCGGCGATCACGCGGCGCGCGACGGAGGCGCTTGAGCAAAGATCCGTTCTGGAGCGGGTTCGGGCGCTCTGA
- a CDS encoding 2'-5' RNA ligase family protein translates to MERLNKPIIMTAQLGKADFAWANGLRQRYFPPERNVIDAHITLFHHLPPQALDEVKAAIIGLTSSLPTPEAHLSGLIHLGHGVAYRLHAPDLLALRMELAERFAGLLVAQDQQTPRLHITIQNKVSARESKSLFNQLSAGFEPRRFSIHGIGLHYYLDGPWQTIRTWPFRGS, encoded by the coding sequence ATGGAGCGTCTGAACAAACCCATCATCATGACGGCGCAACTGGGCAAGGCCGATTTTGCTTGGGCCAATGGCCTGCGCCAGCGCTATTTTCCGCCCGAGCGGAACGTGATTGACGCGCATATCACCTTGTTTCACCATTTGCCGCCACAGGCACTGGACGAAGTAAAAGCGGCCATCATCGGGCTGACGAGCAGCCTGCCGACACCGGAAGCGCATCTGTCGGGTTTGATCCATCTTGGACATGGTGTGGCCTATCGGCTGCATGCACCGGACCTGCTGGCCTTGCGGATGGAACTGGCGGAACGCTTTGCCGGCCTGCTGGTGGCGCAGGATCAGCAAACACCCCGGCTGCATATCACCATTCAGAACAAGGTCAGTGCGCGGGAGTCCAAAAGCCTGTTTAACCAGCTGTCAGCCGGGTTTGAACCAAGGCGCTTTTCGATTCACGGAATCGGGCTGCATTATTATCTGGATGGTCCGTGGCAGACGATCCGCACGTGGCCTTTCAGAGGAAGCTAG
- a CDS encoding peroxiredoxin — protein sequence MIGRNIPEVTLKTRVRDESVEGENPFRWEDVNTKELFAGKRIAVFSLPGAFTPTCSNEQCPAYERLHEEFQARGVDEVYCISVNDAFVMHQWGKSLGLEKVKLLPDGSGDFTRRMGMLIKKNHLGFGDRSWRYSMIADDGAVSAWFEEPGINDDGVDNDPYVESTPEKLLGWLDSEEATRKAA from the coding sequence ATGATCGGTAGAAATATCCCTGAAGTTACCCTGAAAACCCGCGTTCGAGACGAATCGGTCGAAGGCGAAAATCCCTTCCGCTGGGAAGACGTGAATACCAAAGAGCTGTTTGCCGGAAAACGCATTGCTGTCTTCTCCCTGCCGGGCGCATTCACCCCCACCTGCTCGAACGAGCAGTGCCCGGCCTACGAACGTCTCCATGAAGAATTCCAGGCGCGCGGCGTTGACGAAGTTTATTGCATTTCGGTCAATGACGCATTCGTGATGCACCAGTGGGGCAAGTCCCTGGGCCTCGAAAAAGTCAAATTGCTGCCGGACGGCTCGGGTGACTTCACCCGCCGCATGGGCATGCTGATCAAGAAAAACCACCTCGGCTTCGGTGATCGCAGCTGGCGCTATTCGATGATTGCCGATGACGGCGCCGTCAGCGCCTGGTTCGAAGAGCCCGGTATCAATGATGATGGTGTCGACAACGATCCTTATGTCGAATCGACCCCCGAAAAGCTGCTCGGATGGCTGGACAGCGAAGAAGCAACGCGCAAAGCGGCCTAA
- a CDS encoding NUDIX domain-containing protein, with protein MNKPETDTQAPAMDAITGKPMPKPIPASTLVIFRDQPGQKAPDLLMVERSAKMVFAAGAAVFPGGRIDDADFEFAKALGHTDFDEYGARIAAVRESIEETGIAVAVEGNLDPKRVLEARDALHAGTVLAEICNQFDWQLELEKLIPFSRWCPPFAEKRVFDTRFYMISHDDHQAEATVDETENYNLFWSNAQSVLDRAEAGEVKIIFPTKRNLERLAQFGSFDEAVAHVKDHPSVMVSPNIEKRGEEVHLCIPEGIGYPVTSEPMDAVQRGFKK; from the coding sequence ATGAACAAACCAGAGACCGACACTCAGGCACCCGCCATGGATGCCATTACCGGCAAGCCCATGCCCAAGCCCATTCCCGCTTCCACGCTGGTCATCTTCCGCGATCAGCCGGGGCAAAAGGCCCCCGATCTTTTGATGGTCGAACGTTCGGCGAAGATGGTCTTTGCTGCAGGCGCCGCGGTCTTCCCCGGCGGCCGGATCGACGATGCAGATTTTGAATTTGCCAAAGCGCTCGGCCACACGGATTTTGATGAATATGGCGCCCGCATCGCGGCGGTCCGGGAATCGATCGAGGAGACCGGCATCGCGGTTGCGGTCGAGGGGAATCTCGATCCCAAGCGCGTACTGGAAGCCCGCGACGCCCTGCATGCGGGCACGGTACTGGCCGAGATCTGCAACCAGTTCGACTGGCAGCTGGAGCTGGAAAAGCTGATACCTTTCTCGCGCTGGTGCCCGCCCTTTGCCGAAAAGCGCGTGTTCGACACAAGATTCTACATGATCTCGCATGACGATCACCAGGCGGAGGCCACGGTCGATGAAACCGAAAATTACAATCTGTTCTGGAGCAATGCCCAGTCCGTGCTCGACCGCGCCGAAGCGGGCGAGGTGAAGATCATCTTCCCGACCAAGCGCAATCTGGAGCGGCTGGCGCAATTCGGTTCGTTTGACGAGGCGGTCGCCCATGTGAAGGACCACCCGTCGGTGATGGTCTCTCCCAATATCGAAAAACGGGGCGAGGAAGTCCATCTGTGCATACCGGAAGGCATTGGCTATCCGGTCACATCGGAGCCGATGGACGCCGTCCAGCGCGGTTTCAAGAAATAG
- a CDS encoding CPBP family intramembrane glutamic endopeptidase produces the protein MTNPAPSNPGRWTAFRDLSLIIFTLLTSKYLLLQIDAIWTLAGPISLLLALGVATICLRQNGQSWSSVGLKRPENMKLLAVWTVIALVVTIGVGIVAESFIVGLFDAPDEATQAIDARYQGRFDNLQGNLPVFLFWLMLAWIIGGFTEEMLFRGALFSRFEHLFTGIPFSAFLAIVCQAILFGQAHFYYQGMAGWVATGAIAIASGLLYLAFKRNLWPLMLSHGLSNTIGLTLLYLGAM, from the coding sequence ATGACAAACCCAGCTCCCAGCAATCCCGGTCGATGGACAGCATTTCGCGATCTATCGCTTATCATCTTCACGCTTTTGACAAGCAAATATCTGCTGCTGCAAATTGACGCGATCTGGACTCTTGCTGGACCGATTTCGCTTCTTCTCGCTTTGGGTGTTGCAACAATCTGTCTTCGCCAAAATGGTCAAAGCTGGAGCAGTGTTGGGCTAAAACGCCCCGAGAATATGAAGCTGCTAGCCGTGTGGACTGTCATTGCGTTGGTAGTGACCATCGGTGTTGGCATAGTTGCTGAGTCCTTTATCGTCGGCCTTTTCGATGCGCCGGACGAGGCCACCCAAGCCATAGATGCGAGATATCAGGGGCGGTTCGACAATCTTCAAGGGAATTTGCCGGTCTTTCTTTTCTGGCTGATGCTCGCGTGGATCATCGGAGGGTTCACCGAAGAAATGTTATTCCGCGGGGCTTTATTTTCGCGTTTCGAGCATCTGTTCACGGGCATACCATTTTCGGCATTTCTTGCCATTGTCTGTCAGGCGATCCTGTTTGGGCAAGCTCACTTCTACTATCAGGGTATGGCCGGATGGGTGGCGACCGGAGCCATCGCCATTGCATCCGGACTTCTGTATCTGGCTTTCAAACGTAACCTCTGGCCGCTCATGCTATCTCACGGTCTCAGCAATACAATTGGCCTAACCCTGTTATATCTTGGAGCGATGTAG
- a CDS encoding c-type cytochrome, protein MKKLVAASMVLLAACGEGGGDRYGGTGGSMAAGIMPTDADIQLAADLTPDDTELAAKYDRSCRTCHATVDATAPLTGHKAAWAVRYDAKGAAGLLTSTKTGLNAMPPMGLCSDCSDEDLNQLIAFMAGRTS, encoded by the coding sequence ATGAAAAAACTGGTTGCAGCGTCGATGGTTTTGCTCGCGGCATGTGGGGAAGGCGGGGGCGACCGGTATGGCGGAACCGGCGGTTCGATGGCTGCCGGGATTATGCCAACAGATGCCGACATCCAGCTTGCCGCCGACCTGACGCCCGATGATACGGAGCTCGCGGCCAAATATGACCGGAGTTGCAGAACCTGTCACGCGACCGTCGACGCAACAGCGCCACTGACCGGACATAAAGCCGCATGGGCCGTTCGATATGACGCCAAGGGCGCAGCGGGTTTGCTGACCAGCACCAAGACAGGTCTCAATGCCATGCCGCCGATGGGATTGTGCAGTGATTGTTCGGATGAAGACCTCAATCAATTGATCGCCTTCATGGCCGGAAGGACAAGCTGA
- a CDS encoding DUF4126 domain-containing protein: protein MGIVELLGLAGSVSLISGWRLYLTVFVTGLAMRLQWISLPENLQMLDALANPWVLAISALGAVAEFFADKILWLDSIWDTIHTAIRPLGGALLALAVVDAGDPVWQVVVFLLGGGAALMSHSAKSGARALVNTSPEPVSNAVVSTGEDIATGGLLFLAFANPVAALVIAAVMLILCLILVYKGFRLWRKMVSNGS from the coding sequence ATGGGAATAGTCGAGCTATTGGGATTGGCCGGTAGCGTCAGCCTGATATCGGGCTGGCGGCTGTATCTGACGGTGTTCGTGACCGGCCTCGCCATGCGCCTGCAATGGATCAGCCTGCCGGAAAATCTGCAGATGCTCGATGCCCTCGCCAACCCCTGGGTACTGGCAATCAGCGCGCTCGGCGCTGTGGCCGAATTTTTCGCCGACAAGATTCTCTGGCTCGATTCGATCTGGGACACCATCCATACCGCGATCCGGCCACTGGGCGGCGCGCTGCTCGCGCTGGCCGTTGTCGATGCCGGCGATCCGGTTTGGCAGGTTGTGGTGTTTTTGCTGGGCGGCGGCGCTGCCCTGATGAGCCACAGTGCGAAATCCGGCGCCCGCGCCCTCGTCAACACCAGTCCGGAACCGGTCAGCAACGCGGTCGTCTCCACCGGCGAGGACATCGCAACCGGCGGTCTGCTCTTCCTCGCCTTTGCCAACCCCGTCGCGGCGCTGGTCATCGCCGCAGTGATGCTGATCCTGTGCCTGATCCTGGTCTACAAGGGCTTCAGGCTCTGGCGAAAAATGGTGTCGAACGGCAGCTAG
- a CDS encoding alanine racemase: MAKLSRRKMLVGGAVIAGGMAVALGRTSDKSGPRSPYFLAVQKALRDANIAQPVLVIDRARLNANIDQLMSDLPEGMGYRIVAKSLPSLDLIGHIRERANTDRLMTFNLPMLIALSKAMPDANQLIGKPMPAQAVKNYFTALPQDKAEAAGNIQWLVDTPERLDQYAAIADAQGADMAINIELDVGLHRGGMEPGDALTGMMEKIRQSNRLSFSGLMGYEPHLSKIPTTLGWRDRAKNGAWEIYGSALGSARQVFGEAEVKAATRNAAGSPTYRLYKGTDIANEISVGSALVKPTDFDTDLLEPFVPAAFIATPAIKVLDETRLPVMEFADGAKRALNPNLDKTVFIYGGKWMAHPEDPPGLRYNSTFGRSSNQEMLNGGPGTDIRPDDYVFLRPTQSEAVFLQFGDIAIYDNGAIVDSWPVFPASA; the protein is encoded by the coding sequence ATGGCAAAATTGAGCCGCAGAAAAATGCTGGTTGGCGGAGCGGTGATAGCGGGAGGAATGGCTGTGGCATTGGGACGGACATCAGACAAAAGCGGACCGCGCAGCCCCTATTTTCTTGCCGTGCAAAAGGCATTGCGCGACGCGAATATAGCCCAGCCTGTCTTGGTGATCGACCGGGCACGGCTCAATGCGAATATTGATCAACTCATGTCTGATTTGCCGGAGGGCATGGGATACCGGATCGTTGCCAAATCACTGCCTTCGCTCGACCTGATTGGTCATATTCGGGAACGCGCCAACACCGACCGGCTCATGACATTCAATCTGCCAATGCTGATCGCGCTGAGCAAAGCCATGCCGGACGCGAACCAGCTCATTGGCAAGCCGATGCCGGCGCAGGCCGTGAAAAATTATTTCACCGCGCTGCCACAGGATAAAGCGGAAGCGGCCGGCAACATTCAGTGGTTGGTTGATACACCAGAACGGCTCGATCAATATGCCGCAATTGCTGACGCGCAAGGCGCTGATATGGCGATCAATATCGAACTGGACGTTGGCCTGCACCGTGGCGGGATGGAGCCCGGCGATGCGCTGACCGGCATGATGGAAAAAATCCGCCAGTCCAACCGCCTGAGCTTTTCCGGTCTGATGGGTTACGAGCCGCATCTGTCCAAGATTCCCACGACGTTGGGCTGGCGGGACCGGGCCAAAAATGGCGCATGGGAAATTTATGGTTCGGCCTTGGGTTCAGCAAGGCAGGTCTTTGGAGAGGCCGAGGTCAAAGCCGCGACCCGCAACGCCGCGGGTAGTCCGACCTATCGCCTCTACAAGGGTACCGATATTGCCAACGAAATCTCGGTCGGGTCGGCGCTGGTCAAGCCGACGGACTTTGACACGGATTTGCTGGAGCCGTTCGTGCCGGCCGCTTTTATCGCCACGCCTGCTATCAAGGTGCTTGATGAGACGCGGTTACCGGTGATGGAATTTGCCGACGGCGCCAAACGCGCGCTCAATCCCAATCTCGACAAAACGGTCTTCATCTATGGGGGCAAGTGGATGGCGCATCCCGAAGATCCGCCCGGGCTGCGGTACAACAGCACATTCGGCCGCTCCAGCAACCAGGAAATGCTGAATGGCGGCCCGGGCACCGACATCCGGCCCGATGATTATGTCTTCCTCCGTCCCACACAAAGCGAAGCCGTGTTCCTGCAATTTGGAGATATCGCGATCTATGATAATGGTGCGATAGTCGACAGCTGGCCGGTGTTTCCGGCGAGCGCTTAA
- a CDS encoding D-arabinono-1,4-lactone oxidase encodes MAVSRRKLLLGGAAVAIAIPVGSQAWWSSKDFVRDGFDPGLPKAPTGERAWMNWSGIEKATPKILAAPASTEDVVALVQNSPTPIRPAGSGHSFSALCPSEGTMVDIGAFSGIISHDPATNIATLGAGTKLQQAARLLHEQGLSFANLPDIDVQTLAGGFSTATHGTGRSLTAIHDYARGFELVTPSGEIVQASAEQNADLFQAGKVSLGALGIITRYDLQVEPAFNLHRRVKLVKTEDILDQYMGLSEQHRNFEAVFFPNTGHGATFTHDKYEGPLSGEQPSEDDNFLQDLKQLRDTFGWSSWLRRKIFAASVDPEAGEDTTDAGWKLLATSRPSKFNEMEYHIPLENGLETLRMVIAKIESRNDAFYPIEARVTAPDDAWLSPFNDGHRLSIAIHADSSENFQYFFTEFEPIFRAAGGRPHWGKLHSLGAKELSALYPKFAAFNELRKALDPTGKFVNPYLSKIWGEA; translated from the coding sequence ATGGCTGTTTCTCGCAGGAAATTATTGTTGGGCGGTGCCGCTGTAGCCATTGCTATCCCGGTTGGCAGCCAGGCCTGGTGGTCTTCGAAGGATTTTGTCCGTGACGGCTTTGATCCCGGTCTGCCCAAAGCCCCGACCGGTGAACGCGCCTGGATGAACTGGTCCGGCATCGAAAAGGCAACGCCAAAAATATTGGCAGCCCCCGCTAGTACTGAAGACGTCGTGGCGCTGGTCCAAAACAGCCCGACACCCATTCGCCCGGCGGGAAGCGGCCACAGTTTCTCGGCTTTGTGTCCGTCCGAAGGGACAATGGTGGACATAGGTGCGTTTTCAGGGATCATCAGCCATGATCCAGCAACAAATATCGCGACGCTGGGAGCCGGTACCAAGCTCCAGCAAGCCGCGCGCCTGCTCCATGAACAAGGCCTCTCTTTTGCCAATTTGCCCGATATCGATGTGCAGACGCTCGCGGGCGGTTTCAGCACTGCGACCCACGGGACCGGGCGCAGCCTGACGGCTATACATGACTATGCGCGGGGCTTTGAACTGGTCACCCCGTCGGGTGAAATCGTGCAAGCAAGCGCCGAACAAAATGCAGACCTGTTCCAGGCGGGCAAGGTATCACTCGGTGCGCTGGGAATCATTACCCGCTATGATCTGCAGGTCGAGCCGGCCTTTAATCTGCATCGCCGCGTGAAACTGGTCAAAACAGAAGATATTCTCGACCAATATATGGGACTCTCGGAGCAGCACCGAAATTTTGAAGCGGTATTTTTTCCCAATACGGGGCATGGCGCCACTTTTACCCATGATAAATATGAGGGGCCTCTTTCGGGCGAGCAGCCAAGCGAAGACGACAATTTCCTTCAGGATCTAAAACAGTTGCGCGATACATTCGGCTGGTCATCCTGGCTCAGGCGCAAGATATTTGCAGCGTCGGTTGATCCTGAGGCCGGAGAAGATACCACCGATGCGGGCTGGAAATTGCTCGCGACCAGCCGTCCTTCCAAATTCAACGAAATGGAATATCATATTCCGCTGGAAAACGGATTGGAGACATTGCGCATGGTGATCGCCAAGATCGAAAGCAGAAACGACGCCTTCTATCCCATTGAAGCACGGGTCACCGCACCGGACGATGCCTGGCTCAGCCCGTTTAACGATGGCCACCGGCTTTCGATCGCCATTCATGCTGATTCTTCGGAAAACTTCCAATATTTCTTCACCGAATTCGAACCGATATTCCGCGCCGCCGGGGGGCGTCCGCACTGGGGCAAATTGCACAGTCTTGGCGCGAAGGAACTATCGGCCCTATATCCAAAATTTGCTGCTTTCAATGAGCTGCGCAAGGCGCTCGATCCAACGGGGAAATTTGTAAATCCCTATCTCTCGAAAATCTGGGGAGAAGCCTAG
- a CDS encoding queuosine precursor transporter, with product MTDNPIVRTSASSQAGHRFRYYDFVMAAFVTVLLLSNIIGAAKLTYLQISWWPDGWWPAADGLFIYGAGILFFPIGYVIGDVLTEIYGFARARRVIWTGFAALLFLALMSWVVVKLPPFDGWLCPPASDALRFADPAMPDNKGAICQQNYEAVFGSAWRIVIASITAFWAGEFVNSYVMARMKVWTQGKALWSRTIGSTVVGQGVDSLIFYPLAFLGVWETSAVITVMVTNWLLKVLWEAVLTPVTYLVVGWLKRREGVDIYDEDIDFTPFSTSA from the coding sequence ATGACCGATAATCCCATAGTCCGCACATCCGCTTCGAGCCAGGCCGGTCACCGGTTCCGCTATTATGATTTCGTGATGGCGGCTTTCGTGACGGTGTTGCTGCTCTCCAATATTATCGGCGCGGCGAAGCTGACCTACCTGCAGATATCCTGGTGGCCGGACGGATGGTGGCCGGCTGCCGACGGCCTTTTCATCTATGGAGCCGGCATACTTTTCTTTCCTATCGGCTATGTCATTGGTGATGTGCTGACCGAGATATACGGCTTTGCGAGAGCCAGGCGGGTTATCTGGACCGGCTTTGCCGCATTGCTGTTTCTCGCGCTGATGAGCTGGGTGGTGGTCAAGCTGCCGCCGTTTGACGGATGGCTCTGCCCTCCCGCCAGCGACGCACTGCGGTTCGCCGATCCCGCCATGCCGGATAACAAGGGCGCGATCTGCCAGCAGAATTACGAAGCTGTGTTCGGCAGTGCATGGCGGATCGTTATCGCCTCGATCACGGCTTTCTGGGCCGGTGAATTTGTGAACAGCTATGTCATGGCGCGGATGAAGGTCTGGACGCAGGGCAAGGCCTTGTGGAGCCGGACCATCGGTTCGACGGTGGTGGGGCAGGGGGTCGACAGCCTGATCTTCTATCCGCTGGCCTTTCTCGGCGTCTGGGAAACCTCGGCGGTGATCACCGTCATGGTCACCAACTGGCTGCTGAAAGTGTTGTGGGAAGCGGTGCTGACGCCGGTCACCTATCTGGTGGTCGGCTGGCTGAAACGGCGCGAGGGTGTCGATATCTATGATGAAGACATCGATTTCACGCCGTTCAGCACGTCAGCCTGA
- a CDS encoding LuxR family transcriptional regulator, translated as MIGLGVRFLALSSSSYEDARALISLLFRARKFARSMGVTSASYRLVPAYHSQLDKGAQLFHFGFRDTWVSLYDDDYDFRKHDPIADYVIRTGKAMTWQQAIEEQDLTPQQSAFVASMKDNGLIHGWAAPFYGPKGREAYVTYSFGREITAGDAQLLRTLTVKTDIFHNEMVHLADGGEDRIPSLSNREHEVLLWIARGKSNSDIATILDISGSSVDTYVRRVFDKLNVNHRIAAILKGLHLGLVRL; from the coding sequence ATGATCGGCTTGGGAGTTCGGTTTTTGGCCTTATCATCAAGTTCATATGAAGACGCCAGGGCGCTGATCTCCCTTTTGTTTAGGGCGAGAAAATTTGCTCGCTCGATGGGCGTCACCAGCGCGAGCTATCGCCTGGTCCCTGCTTATCATTCGCAACTGGACAAGGGCGCCCAGCTCTTCCACTTCGGCTTTCGTGACACATGGGTGTCCCTATATGATGACGACTATGACTTCCGGAAGCATGACCCGATCGCCGACTATGTCATACGCACGGGAAAGGCGATGACGTGGCAGCAGGCGATTGAAGAGCAGGATCTTACGCCACAACAGTCCGCATTTGTCGCATCGATGAAGGACAATGGGCTGATCCACGGCTGGGCCGCCCCCTTTTACGGCCCGAAGGGCCGCGAAGCCTATGTGACCTATTCATTCGGTCGCGAAATAACCGCCGGCGATGCACAATTGCTTCGGACGTTAACCGTGAAAACGGATATTTTTCACAATGAGATGGTCCATCTGGCCGACGGCGGCGAGGATCGTATCCCCAGCCTTTCAAACCGGGAACACGAGGTTCTGTTGTGGATTGCTCGCGGCAAGTCCAATTCCGATATAGCGACAATTCTCGATATCTCGGGCAGCTCTGTCGACACCTATGTGCGCCGCGTTTTCGACAAGCTGAACGTGAACCACAGGATTGCCGCAATACTGAAAGGATTGCATCTTGGGCTGGTACGCCTCTGA
- a CDS encoding FAD-dependent oxidoreductase yields the protein MNAFYDILIVGAGHAGAQAAIALRQKKFEGSIGLVGNEKYPPYERPPLSKEYLAGDKPFERILLRPESFWVEREIDLLTGRRVSKLDPLGKKVTLASDDEIGYGKLIWATGGSPRMLDCPGSQARNIHAVRSRADVDKIMAALPTVKKVVVIGGGYIGLEAAAVLTKLGKQITVVESLDRVLSRVAGETLSRFFEAEHRRQGVTIELEATVAGFETGEDGIATAVTLTDGRKLEADMFVVGIGIIPETGPLVAAGAATGNGVDVDQHCRTSLEDVYAIGDCAAHSNAFADGAMIRLESVQNANDQAKVAALDILGEETEYDAVPWFWSNQYDLRLQTVGLSTGHDSYVVRGDPDSRSFSVIYYRDGKVVALDCVNATKDYVQGRKAVVEGLNLDKGELANTEVPIKEVGVY from the coding sequence ATGAACGCATTTTATGACATATTGATTGTTGGCGCTGGCCATGCGGGCGCGCAAGCGGCCATCGCGTTGCGCCAGAAGAAGTTTGAAGGCTCGATCGGCCTCGTCGGAAACGAGAAATATCCACCTTATGAACGGCCCCCGCTATCCAAGGAATATCTTGCGGGCGACAAGCCGTTCGAGCGGATTTTGCTGCGCCCCGAGAGCTTCTGGGTCGAGCGCGAGATCGATTTGCTCACCGGACGACGGGTGTCCAAACTCGATCCGCTTGGCAAGAAGGTGACCTTGGCGTCCGACGACGAAATCGGCTACGGCAAGCTGATCTGGGCAACCGGCGGTTCTCCGCGCATGCTCGATTGCCCCGGCAGCCAGGCGCGCAATATCCATGCCGTGCGGTCTCGCGCCGATGTCGACAAGATCATGGCTGCCTTGCCGACCGTCAAGAAAGTCGTGGTTATAGGCGGTGGCTATATTGGCCTGGAAGCCGCAGCCGTGTTGACGAAATTGGGCAAGCAGATCACCGTCGTCGAATCGCTCGACCGCGTCCTGTCGCGTGTGGCTGGCGAAACGCTGTCCCGCTTTTTCGAGGCAGAGCATCGCAGACAGGGTGTCACCATAGAGCTAGAGGCCACCGTCGCCGGATTCGAAACCGGAGAGGATGGTATCGCAACCGCGGTAACGCTCACCGACGGCAGGAAGCTAGAAGCAGACATGTTTGTCGTCGGCATCGGCATCATTCCGGAAACCGGCCCACTCGTCGCTGCAGGCGCCGCCACCGGCAATGGCGTCGACGTTGACCAGCATTGCCGCACCAGTCTGGAAGACGTCTATGCGATCGGCGATTGTGCCGCGCACAGCAATGCCTTTGCCGATGGCGCGATGATCCGTCTGGAATCGGTCCAGAACGCGAATGACCAGGCGAAAGTGGCCGCGCTCGACATTCTTGGCGAAGAAACCGAATATGACGCTGTGCCCTGGTTCTGGTCGAACCAATATGACCTCCGCTTGCAGACCGTCGGCCTCTCGACCGGTCACGACAGCTATGTCGTCCGCGGCGATCCGGATTCACGCAGTTTTTCGGTAATCTATTACCGCGACGGAAAGGTCGTGGCGCTTGATTGCGTGAACGCAACCAAAGATTATGTGCAGGGCCGCAAGGCGGTTGTCGAGGGACTGAATCTCGACAAGGGCGAACTGGCCAATACGGAGGTTCCGATCAAGGAAGTCGGCGTCTACTAG